A stretch of Methylogaea oryzae DNA encodes these proteins:
- a CDS encoding copper resistance CopC family protein yields MKLRPLLAPWLALALAAAAPAALAHAVITATSLQEQPVKPKSPAHVALFFNSNIEFKLSKVQLVSKGDVHSPLNIKPGKKRGELLIDLPGLEEGEYVIKYKVFAADGHLTDDQLRFRVAP; encoded by the coding sequence ATGAAGCTTCGCCCCCTACTCGCGCCATGGCTGGCCCTGGCGCTCGCCGCCGCCGCGCCCGCCGCGCTGGCTCACGCCGTCATCACCGCCACCTCCTTGCAAGAGCAGCCGGTCAAGCCGAAATCGCCTGCCCACGTGGCGCTGTTCTTCAACAGCAACATCGAGTTCAAATTGTCCAAGGTACAGCTGGTGAGCAAGGGCGACGTGCACAGCCCGCTCAACATCAAGCCCGGCAAGAAACGGGGCGAACTGCTCATCGACCTGCCCGGCCTGGAAGAAGGCGAATACGTCATCAAATACAAGGTGTTCGCCGCCGACGGCCACCTCACCGACGACCAATTGCGCTTCCGCGTAGCGCCCTAA
- a CDS encoding aspartate aminotransferase family protein, whose translation MAKTLATLLAERAGENFELHDKHLNGQMVRVLKTIGYDRVYTKAKGPYLYDKDDNQYLDLLSGFGVFALGRNHPTVVAALQEVLTGEMPDLVQMDVSLLSGLLAEKILSVCPGDLNRVFFCNSGAEAVEGAIKFARYTTKRQKILHCEHAFHGLTLGALSLNGEEVFKEGFGPLLPGCAAVPFNDLAALEKALAGKDVAAFFVEPIQGKGVNIPSDDYLPEAARLCKKYGTLFVADEIQAGLGRTGKMWAGDHWGLEPDMILMAKALSGGFVPVGAVAMKQNIMDAVFNRMDRAVVHGSTFSKNNMAMAAGLASMNVLIEEKVVENAARVGEALIAELRALQPKYELLHEVRGKGMMIAMEFGAPKSLGLKASWGLLETANKGLFSQTVTIPLFKNHRILSQVAGHGMNVVKFLPPLVITDQDKDWIVQAMDAVIADCHKPAAILDLAKNLASHAMKSKAGD comes from the coding sequence ATGGCAAAGACCCTCGCAACTCTGCTCGCGGAACGGGCCGGCGAAAATTTCGAACTGCACGACAAGCACCTCAACGGCCAGATGGTGCGGGTGCTTAAGACCATCGGCTACGACCGCGTCTACACCAAGGCCAAGGGCCCCTACCTGTACGACAAGGACGACAACCAATACCTAGACCTGTTGAGCGGCTTCGGCGTGTTCGCCCTGGGCCGTAACCACCCCACGGTGGTGGCCGCGCTGCAGGAAGTGCTGACCGGCGAAATGCCCGACTTGGTGCAAATGGACGTCTCCTTGCTGTCGGGCCTGCTGGCGGAAAAAATCCTCTCCGTCTGCCCCGGCGACCTCAACCGAGTGTTCTTCTGCAACTCCGGCGCGGAAGCGGTGGAAGGCGCCATCAAGTTCGCCCGCTACACCACCAAGCGCCAGAAGATTCTCCACTGCGAGCACGCTTTCCACGGTCTGACCCTGGGCGCCCTGTCGCTCAACGGCGAGGAAGTGTTCAAGGAAGGCTTCGGCCCCTTGCTGCCCGGCTGCGCGGCGGTGCCCTTCAACGACTTGGCCGCCCTGGAAAAAGCCTTGGCCGGCAAGGACGTGGCGGCGTTCTTCGTCGAGCCGATCCAGGGCAAGGGCGTCAACATCCCCAGCGACGACTACCTGCCGGAAGCGGCGCGGCTGTGCAAAAAGTACGGCACGCTGTTCGTCGCCGACGAAATCCAGGCCGGCCTGGGCCGCACCGGCAAGATGTGGGCCGGCGACCACTGGGGCCTGGAACCGGACATGATCCTCATGGCCAAGGCCCTGTCCGGCGGCTTCGTGCCGGTGGGCGCGGTGGCCATGAAGCAGAACATCATGGACGCGGTGTTCAACCGCATGGACCGCGCCGTGGTGCACGGCTCCACCTTCTCCAAGAACAACATGGCCATGGCGGCGGGCCTTGCCTCCATGAACGTGCTCATCGAGGAAAAAGTGGTGGAAAACGCCGCCCGCGTCGGCGAAGCCTTGATCGCCGAACTGCGCGCCCTGCAGCCCAAGTACGAACTGCTGCACGAAGTGCGCGGCAAGGGCATGATGATCGCCATGGAATTCGGCGCGCCGAAAAGCCTAGGCCTCAAGGCTTCCTGGGGCTTGCTGGAAACCGCCAACAAAGGGCTGTTCAGCCAGACCGTCACCATTCCGCTGTTCAAAAACCATCGCATTCTCAGCCAGGTGGCCGGCCATGGGATGAACGTGGTCAAGTTCCTTCCGCCGCTGGTCATCACCGACCAAGACAAGGATTGGATCGTCCAGGCCATGGACGCCGTGATCGCCGACTGCCACAAGCCCGCCGCCATCCTGGATCTCGCCAAGAATCTGGCCAGCCATGCCATGAAAAGCAAGGCCGGCGATTAA
- a CDS encoding MMPL family transporter, with product MTTPHGNLFLRCMAWWEAEIVNRPWWLLALTAVATVYCTLYTMDHLTVDTDTADMISIELPFQQNRLRLERAFPQDVSTILLVVEGDTPEQTTQAVDFLGEQLRQEQQYVKSVYVPGSGNFFSKHGLLFLDLPELEDVSSQLANAQPFIGRIAQKPNLDGFFGVLGDALKMSGNDLPLDLAPLLNKIGASLDKTLAGEPALLSWQQLMMNQKPGFGTTERFVIVTPKLDFTALLPAEQPINAVKRVAAMAEDGRFGRIHTRMTGEVVLEHEELDSITQGTAVASIASMVLVFLTLLIGYRSPKLVIATVVTLSIGLVFSLYFATVAIGHLNLISIGFAVLFIGMGDAYSSHFCLRYRELMERGMTMRESLLETLSSTGSALILCTFTASMGLFAFLPTNYVGVSELGIIAGVSMFIALGTTFTVLPALLKVMPLRQPVRRHETKFLSKILGNWPITHARKVRWITYVTAAVAVVMLQWLEVDFSPINLRDPNSESVKTFKYLLQSEDTSPMTLASLARSEEEVQAKRQAFEHLSTVKKVVTLLDFVPADQAQKLSLIEDLGPILGGQLDHFPARIDGTPTLAGIKSLLAAAEEGVTKDRPDADRETLTAFRDRIKRVDERLASLDPAAQQALLLQLQNSLLGALPQTIGLLRNNLNAEEITVANLPADIRERWLSPDGWYRLQIFPKKDGNDLDNLREFIADAQTVDANVTDLPVTYLESMNEVVRAFVQAFSIALITITVLLLLVLRNVRDTLLVLLPLLLAGLYTAAATVVLHVPFNFANIIALPLLFGLGVDSGVHMAHRLHYLHAEEGEENLLTTSEAKGVFYGTLTTVFSFSSLAFTPHAGTASMGELLAIGLLFTLICSLVMLPAFSVLGARKAR from the coding sequence ATGACCACTCCACACGGCAATCTTTTTCTGCGCTGCATGGCCTGGTGGGAAGCCGAAATCGTCAATCGTCCCTGGTGGTTGCTGGCGCTCACGGCCGTCGCCACCGTCTATTGCACCCTCTACACCATGGACCACCTGACGGTCGACACCGACACGGCGGACATGATCTCCATCGAATTGCCGTTCCAGCAAAATCGCTTGCGCCTGGAAAGGGCCTTCCCCCAGGACGTCAGCACCATTCTGCTGGTGGTGGAAGGCGACACCCCGGAACAAACCACCCAGGCGGTGGATTTCCTCGGCGAACAGCTGCGCCAGGAGCAGCAGTACGTGAAATCCGTCTACGTACCGGGCAGCGGCAACTTCTTCTCTAAACACGGCTTGCTGTTCCTGGATTTGCCGGAATTGGAAGACGTCAGCTCCCAATTGGCCAACGCCCAGCCCTTCATCGGCCGTATCGCGCAAAAGCCCAACCTGGACGGCTTCTTCGGCGTCCTGGGCGATGCGCTGAAAATGTCCGGCAACGACCTCCCCCTGGACCTGGCGCCGCTGTTGAACAAAATCGGCGCCAGCCTGGACAAGACCCTGGCCGGCGAACCCGCGCTGCTGTCCTGGCAACAGCTGATGATGAATCAGAAACCCGGTTTCGGCACCACCGAGCGTTTCGTCATCGTCACGCCCAAACTGGACTTTACCGCCCTGCTGCCGGCGGAGCAGCCCATCAACGCCGTCAAACGCGTCGCCGCCATGGCCGAGGACGGGCGCTTCGGCCGCATCCATACCCGCATGACCGGCGAGGTGGTGCTGGAACACGAGGAATTGGACAGCATCACCCAGGGCACGGCGGTAGCCAGTATCGCTTCCATGGTGCTGGTATTCCTTACCCTGCTGATCGGCTACCGCTCGCCGAAACTGGTGATTGCCACCGTGGTGACCCTGTCCATCGGCCTGGTGTTTTCCCTGTATTTCGCCACCGTCGCCATCGGCCATCTCAACTTGATTTCCATCGGCTTCGCCGTGCTGTTCATCGGCATGGGCGACGCCTACTCCTCCCATTTCTGCCTGCGCTACCGCGAACTGATGGAACGCGGCATGACCATGCGCGAATCGCTGCTGGAAACCCTCAGCTCCACCGGCTCGGCGTTGATCCTGTGCACCTTCACCGCCTCCATGGGCTTGTTCGCCTTCCTGCCCACCAATTACGTGGGCGTATCGGAACTGGGCATCATCGCTGGCGTCAGCATGTTCATCGCCCTGGGCACCACCTTCACCGTGCTGCCGGCGCTGTTGAAGGTCATGCCGCTGCGCCAGCCCGTGCGGCGCCATGAAACCAAGTTCCTGTCAAAAATCCTCGGCAATTGGCCCATCACCCACGCGCGCAAGGTTCGCTGGATCACCTACGTCACCGCCGCGGTCGCCGTGGTCATGCTGCAATGGCTGGAGGTGGATTTCAGCCCCATCAACCTGCGCGACCCCAACAGCGAGTCGGTCAAAACCTTCAAATACCTGCTGCAATCGGAGGATACCTCGCCGATGACGTTGGCGTCCCTCGCCCGCAGCGAGGAAGAAGTCCAAGCCAAACGGCAGGCCTTCGAGCATCTGTCCACCGTCAAGAAAGTCGTCACCTTGCTGGATTTCGTGCCGGCCGATCAAGCCCAGAAACTGTCCCTCATCGAAGACCTGGGGCCGATCCTGGGCGGCCAGCTGGACCACTTCCCCGCGCGTATCGACGGCACGCCGACGCTCGCCGGCATCAAGAGCCTGCTGGCCGCCGCCGAGGAAGGCGTAACGAAAGACCGTCCCGACGCCGACCGGGAAACCCTGACGGCCTTCCGCGACCGGATCAAGCGCGTGGACGAACGCTTGGCGAGCCTGGACCCCGCAGCCCAGCAAGCCCTGCTGCTGCAACTGCAAAACAGCCTGCTGGGCGCCCTGCCGCAAACCATCGGCTTGCTGCGCAACAACCTGAATGCGGAGGAAATCACCGTCGCCAACCTGCCTGCCGACATCCGGGAGCGCTGGCTCAGCCCGGACGGCTGGTATCGCTTGCAGATATTCCCGAAAAAAGACGGCAACGACCTGGACAACCTGCGCGAGTTCATCGCCGACGCGCAAACGGTGGACGCCAACGTCACCGACCTGCCGGTCACTTACCTGGAGTCCATGAACGAAGTGGTGCGGGCTTTCGTCCAGGCCTTCAGCATCGCCCTCATCACCATCACCGTGCTGCTGCTGCTGGTGCTGCGCAACGTCCGCGACACCCTGCTGGTGTTGCTGCCGCTGCTGCTGGCGGGACTCTACACCGCCGCCGCGACGGTCGTCCTGCACGTGCCCTTCAACTTCGCCAACATCATCGCCCTGCCCTTGCTGTTCGGCCTGGGCGTGGACAGCGGCGTGCACATGGCGCACCGCCTGCACTACCTGCACGCCGAAGAAGGCGAGGAAAACCTGCTGACCACCAGCGAAGCCAAGGGCGTGTTCTACGGCACCCTCACCACCGTGTTCAGCTTCAGCAGCTTGGCTTTCACCCCCCACGCCGGCACCGCCAGCATGGGTGAACTGCTCGCCATCGGGCTGCTATTCACGCTGATCTGCTCCCTGGTGATGCTGCCGGCGTTCAGCGTGTTGGGCGCCCGCAAGGCCCGTTAA
- a CDS encoding phosphorylase: MTSSAPFTIGIVVALPAECRSLGVRLTGKGDAAHHSSEVRVMLSGAGPRNAARAAEALAERGASALLSWGCCAALAPQLSPGALLLPEALLDRERRIHSDQAWRERLHAALSPHLTVRGGALTQSADIVATPADKAALAQASGAIGVDMESAAVAHVAHHRRIPFVAIRAVADPLGMALPHAVLENTDEDGDTRIGGLLLSLARRPTELPALLSLGRHFSAAMASLRHTAKLAGPDFLLKP, translated from the coding sequence GTGACATCGTCGGCACCGTTCACCATCGGCATCGTCGTCGCCCTGCCGGCGGAATGCCGTAGCTTGGGAGTGCGCTTAACCGGAAAGGGCGACGCCGCCCACCACTCCTCCGAGGTCCGGGTAATGCTGTCCGGCGCCGGGCCGCGCAACGCCGCCCGCGCCGCCGAAGCGCTGGCGGAACGCGGCGCTTCGGCCTTGTTGAGCTGGGGCTGCTGCGCCGCCTTGGCGCCGCAACTCTCTCCCGGCGCGCTGCTGCTGCCTGAAGCCTTGCTTGACCGGGAACGGCGCATTCACAGCGACCAAGCATGGCGCGAGAGGCTGCACGCCGCCCTGTCTCCCCACTTAACCGTGCGCGGCGGCGCGTTGACGCAAAGCGCCGACATCGTGGCGACCCCTGCGGACAAAGCCGCCTTGGCCCAGGCCAGCGGCGCGATCGGCGTCGACATGGAAAGCGCGGCGGTGGCTCACGTCGCCCACCACCGACGGATTCCCTTCGTCGCCATCCGCGCGGTGGCGGATCCCCTGGGGATGGCGCTGCCCCATGCCGTATTGGAAAATACCGACGAGGACGGCGACACCCGAATCGGCGGCTTGTTGTTGTCCCTGGCTCGCCGCCCCACCGAACTCCCGGCCCTGCTGAGCTTGGGGCGCCATTTTTCCGCCGCCATGGCCAGCCTGCGCCACACGGCCAAACTGGCCGGCCCGGATTTCCTACTTAAACCTTAA
- the shc gene encoding squalene--hopene cyclase, with translation MDNLDLQSVPLDAKLPAHAAAPESRLDAAIGSATNHLLSLQHADGHWVFELEADCTIPSEYIMMMHFMDEIDLELQAKIANFVRSRQNADGSWPLFTGAPGDISCSVKAYYALKMAGDNIDAPHMVKARHWIHDQGGAAKSNVFTRIALAMFEQVPWRATPFIPVEIMHLPKWFPFHLDKVSYWSRTVMVPLFILCSLKVKARNPHEVHIRELFITKPELERGYFDHVKTPLGKAILAVERFFRLFEPLFAATLRKSAIEKAFAWFEPRLNGEDGLGAIFPAMVNAYEAMDAIGIPENDPRRVTAKKAIEKLLVFQGDKVYCQPCVSPIWDTGLTALALQEVLKADDDARTKEAVSHSLRWLASKQIAADAPGDWRINCEEGQVCGGWAFQYGNDYYPDVDDTAVVAVAMKQAQDPQFADNLERAGSWIAAMQSSNGGFGAFDVDNDHYYLNHIPFADHGALLDPPTADVSGRCAMYLAMLVDQQPELKPALDRVLDYLGNEQEADGAWFGRWGTNYIYGTWSVLLAFEYAGVPKDDPRVRKAVAWLHSVQREDGGWGEDNWSYHDASTRGQFGYSTAFQTAFALIALLAAGEGDSPAVRRGVEFLLSKQEADGVWNDPCFTAPGFPKVFYLKYHGYDKFFPLWALAKYRNALAAAR, from the coding sequence ATGGACAACCTGGACTTGCAATCCGTCCCCCTGGACGCCAAGCTGCCCGCTCACGCCGCCGCGCCCGAATCGCGGCTGGACGCCGCCATCGGCAGCGCCACCAACCATCTGCTGTCCCTGCAACACGCGGACGGCCACTGGGTATTCGAGCTGGAAGCCGACTGCACCATCCCGTCCGAGTACATCATGATGATGCACTTCATGGACGAGATCGATCTGGAGCTGCAAGCCAAGATCGCCAACTTCGTGCGCTCCCGCCAGAACGCCGACGGCAGCTGGCCGCTGTTCACCGGCGCGCCCGGCGACATCAGCTGCTCGGTGAAAGCCTACTACGCCCTGAAAATGGCCGGCGACAACATCGACGCGCCGCACATGGTCAAAGCCCGCCACTGGATTCACGACCAAGGCGGCGCAGCCAAGTCCAACGTGTTCACCCGCATCGCCCTGGCGATGTTCGAGCAGGTGCCCTGGCGCGCCACGCCGTTCATCCCGGTGGAAATCATGCACCTGCCCAAGTGGTTCCCCTTCCACCTGGACAAGGTCTCCTATTGGTCGCGCACCGTGATGGTGCCGCTGTTCATCCTGTGCAGCCTCAAGGTCAAGGCCCGCAACCCGCACGAAGTGCATATCCGCGAGCTGTTCATCACCAAACCGGAGCTGGAGCGCGGCTATTTCGACCACGTCAAGACACCGTTGGGCAAGGCCATTCTGGCCGTCGAGCGCTTCTTCCGTTTGTTCGAACCGCTGTTCGCCGCCACCCTGCGCAAATCCGCCATCGAAAAGGCCTTCGCCTGGTTCGAGCCGCGCCTCAACGGCGAAGACGGCCTGGGCGCCATTTTCCCCGCCATGGTCAACGCCTATGAAGCCATGGACGCCATCGGCATTCCCGAAAACGATCCGCGCCGCGTGACCGCCAAGAAGGCCATCGAAAAACTGCTGGTATTCCAAGGCGACAAGGTCTATTGCCAGCCCTGCGTATCCCCCATTTGGGACACCGGCCTCACCGCCCTGGCCCTGCAGGAAGTGCTGAAGGCCGACGACGACGCCCGCACCAAAGAAGCCGTCAGCCATAGCCTGCGCTGGCTCGCCAGCAAGCAAATCGCCGCGGACGCACCGGGCGACTGGCGCATCAATTGCGAGGAAGGCCAAGTCTGCGGCGGCTGGGCTTTCCAATACGGCAACGACTATTACCCGGACGTGGACGACACCGCCGTGGTGGCCGTCGCCATGAAACAGGCGCAAGACCCGCAATTCGCCGACAACCTGGAGCGCGCCGGCAGTTGGATCGCCGCCATGCAGTCCTCCAACGGCGGCTTCGGCGCTTTCGACGTGGACAACGACCACTACTACCTCAACCACATCCCCTTCGCCGACCACGGTGCGTTGCTGGATCCGCCCACTGCCGACGTATCCGGCCGTTGCGCCATGTACTTGGCCATGCTGGTGGACCAACAGCCTGAGCTGAAGCCGGCGCTGGATCGCGTGCTGGACTATTTGGGCAACGAGCAGGAAGCCGACGGCGCCTGGTTCGGCCGCTGGGGCACCAACTACATTTACGGCACCTGGTCGGTGCTGCTGGCATTCGAATACGCCGGCGTGCCGAAAGACGATCCGCGAGTACGCAAGGCGGTGGCTTGGCTGCACAGCGTGCAGCGCGAAGACGGCGGCTGGGGCGAGGACAACTGGAGCTATCACGACGCCTCCACCCGCGGCCAATTCGGCTACAGCACCGCGTTCCAAACGGCGTTCGCCCTCATCGCCCTGCTGGCGGCCGGCGAAGGCGACTCGCCGGCAGTGCGGCGCGGCGTGGAATTCCTGTTGAGCAAGCAGGAAGCCGACGGCGTATGGAACGACCCCTGCTTCACCGCGCCGGGCTTCCCCAAGGTGTTCTATTTGAAGTACCACGGCTACGACAAGTTCTTCCCGCTGTGGGCCCTGGCGAAATACCGTAACGCTCTGGCCGCGGCCCGGTGA
- a CDS encoding phytoene/squalene synthase family protein, whose product MNGTHATVADAIGQLSDDQLQAQLLEGVSRTFALTIPQLPQALYKAVANAYLLCRIVDTIEDEVALTSEQKRAFCRDFEAVVKGRADAASFSRRLAPLLSQQTIPAEHELIRCVPRVIAITHSLDQPQIDALAECVEIMAKGMADFQDKDLSAGLANLDEMDRYCYYVAGVVGEMLTKLFCHYSPEIAKNRDTMMKLAVSFGQGLQMTNILKDVWDDHQRGVSWLPRDIFAAYGYDLAQLSPQNNNAAFRAAYGEVVGVAHGHLRNALEYTMLIPSHETGMREFCLWALGMAVLTLRKINGNLAFTQSSQAKITRRSVKATIAASRLARRCNFLLKLLFNLAGIGLPAPKAPLLAAPNRTDNQLDA is encoded by the coding sequence ATGAATGGAACTCATGCAACAGTAGCCGACGCCATCGGCCAACTGAGCGACGACCAGCTGCAAGCCCAGCTGCTGGAAGGGGTTTCTCGCACTTTCGCCCTGACCATCCCGCAGCTGCCCCAAGCCCTGTACAAGGCGGTGGCCAATGCCTACCTGCTGTGCCGCATCGTCGACACCATCGAAGACGAGGTGGCACTCACCTCCGAACAAAAGCGGGCCTTCTGCCGCGACTTCGAAGCCGTGGTCAAAGGCCGCGCCGACGCCGCCTCCTTCAGCCGCCGCCTGGCGCCGCTGCTGTCGCAGCAAACCATACCGGCCGAACACGAACTGATCCGCTGCGTCCCCCGCGTCATCGCCATCACCCACAGCCTGGACCAGCCGCAGATCGACGCCTTGGCCGAGTGCGTGGAAATCATGGCCAAGGGCATGGCGGATTTTCAGGACAAAGACCTCAGCGCGGGCCTGGCGAATCTCGACGAAATGGACCGTTATTGCTACTACGTGGCCGGCGTGGTGGGGGAGATGCTCACCAAGTTGTTCTGCCACTACTCGCCGGAAATCGCCAAGAACCGCGACACCATGATGAAGCTGGCGGTTTCCTTCGGCCAAGGCCTGCAGATGACCAATATCCTCAAGGACGTGTGGGACGACCACCAGCGCGGCGTTTCTTGGCTGCCCAGAGACATTTTCGCCGCCTACGGCTACGACCTGGCGCAGCTCTCGCCGCAGAACAACAACGCCGCTTTCCGCGCCGCCTACGGCGAGGTGGTCGGCGTCGCCCACGGCCACCTGCGCAACGCGCTGGAGTACACCATGCTGATTCCCAGCCATGAAACAGGCATGCGCGAATTCTGCCTGTGGGCGCTAGGGATGGCCGTGCTCACCCTGCGCAAAATCAACGGCAACCTGGCATTCACCCAATCCAGCCAGGCCAAGATCACCCGCCGCAGCGTGAAGGCCACCATCGCGGCCTCCCGCTTAGCGCGGCGCTGCAACTTTCTGCTCAAGCTCCTGTTCAACCTGGCCGGCATCGGCCTACCCGCGCCCAAAGCCCCGCTGCTTGCGGCGCCCAATCGCACCGACAATCAACTGGACGCATAG
- the hpnH gene encoding adenosyl-hopene transferase HpnH, with protein MGVPLRQQFSIASYLVKQKLKGREKYPLVLMLEPLFRCNLACAGCGKIDYPDEILNKRLSVEDCLAAVDECGAPVISIAGGEPLLHKELPQVVDGIIARKKYVYLCTNALLLRKKMDDYKPSPYLTFSVHLDGERERHDTSVCQEGVFEKAVEAIKLALDKGFRVTINCTLFQGETAPEVAKFLDYVRDLGVEGITISPGFSYERAPQQGIFIKSVETKELFRDIFRLGKGRKWRLNHSSLFLDFLAGNQGYNCTPWGNPTRNVFGWQKPCYLLSDEGYASSFKGLMEETPWQKYGTVRNPKCVNCMAHCGYEATAVADAMSNPLKALLVSMRGPRTEGAMVEQAVPQYEVPVEGAAIDSGRVETPPHSC; from the coding sequence ATGGGCGTTCCATTACGTCAGCAGTTCAGTATCGCCAGCTATCTGGTCAAGCAAAAGCTCAAAGGCCGGGAGAAATATCCGCTGGTGTTGATGCTGGAGCCGTTGTTTCGCTGCAATCTGGCCTGCGCCGGTTGCGGCAAGATCGACTATCCGGACGAGATCCTCAACAAGCGCTTGAGCGTGGAAGATTGTTTGGCGGCCGTGGACGAATGCGGCGCGCCGGTCATTTCCATCGCCGGCGGCGAGCCCCTGTTGCACAAAGAGCTGCCCCAGGTAGTGGACGGCATCATCGCTCGCAAGAAATACGTGTATCTGTGCACCAACGCCTTGTTGCTGCGCAAGAAGATGGACGACTACAAGCCCTCTCCTTATCTGACCTTCTCCGTGCATTTGGACGGCGAAAGGGAGCGTCACGATACCTCGGTGTGCCAAGAGGGCGTGTTCGAGAAGGCGGTGGAAGCCATCAAGCTGGCTTTGGACAAAGGCTTTCGCGTCACCATCAACTGCACCTTGTTCCAGGGTGAGACGGCGCCGGAAGTGGCCAAGTTCCTGGATTACGTGCGCGACCTGGGCGTGGAGGGCATCACCATCTCCCCCGGCTTCAGCTACGAAAGGGCGCCGCAGCAGGGCATCTTCATCAAGTCGGTGGAAACCAAAGAACTGTTCCGCGACATTTTCCGCCTGGGCAAGGGCCGCAAGTGGCGCCTGAACCATTCCAGCCTGTTCCTGGATTTCCTCGCCGGCAACCAAGGTTACAACTGCACGCCGTGGGGCAACCCGACGCGCAACGTGTTCGGCTGGCAGAAGCCTTGCTACTTGTTGTCCGACGAAGGTTACGCCTCCAGCTTCAAGGGCTTGATGGAAGAAACCCCCTGGCAAAAATACGGCACGGTGCGCAATCCCAAGTGCGTCAATTGCATGGCCCACTGCGGTTATGAAGCCACCGCCGTGGCTGACGCCATGAGCAATCCGCTCAAGGCCCTGCTGGTTTCTATGCGCGGTCCCCGCACCGAAGGCGCCATGGTGGAGCAGGCCGTGCCGCAATACGAGGTTCCAGTCGAGGGAGCCGCCATCGATTCGGGACGGGTTGAGACGCCGCCCCATAGCTGCTGA
- a CDS encoding glycosyltransferase, which produces MTEGLSMLAALAALFWLAIVVLPWQPWRNREVLEAEAGEGDADLSDITVVIPARNEAEVIATTLGALAAQGRRLKVVVVDDASSDDTAAVARQVQGLDLRVMQSQPLPPGWSGKLWALEQACGSVATPLTLLLDADIRLEPGMLPTLRRKMRSEGVHFVSLMATLRMDGVWEKLLMPAFVYFFKFLYPFALSNSRFKGVAAAAGGCIMLETRLLKDIGGFGVIREALIDDCSLARTVKGAGNRTWIGLSRSVVSLRSYDRLSEIWDMVARTAYTQLRYSVVLLLLCTAFMFVLFWLPPLGLLAGGATAKVSFLAYGLMALLYWPTLAFYGRSPWWAWAMPFIAALYMAMTWTSAIRYWRGVRSRWKGRVYE; this is translated from the coding sequence ATGACGGAAGGGTTGTCGATGCTGGCCGCGTTGGCGGCCCTTTTTTGGTTGGCCATCGTCGTGCTGCCTTGGCAGCCCTGGCGCAACCGGGAAGTGCTGGAGGCGGAGGCAGGGGAGGGCGACGCCGACCTCTCCGACATCACCGTGGTGATTCCCGCCCGCAACGAGGCGGAGGTGATTGCCACCACTTTGGGGGCTTTGGCGGCGCAAGGCCGCCGACTCAAGGTGGTGGTGGTGGACGACGCCTCCAGCGACGATACCGCGGCGGTCGCGCGGCAAGTCCAGGGGCTCGATCTGCGCGTGATGCAAAGCCAGCCCCTGCCGCCCGGCTGGAGCGGCAAGCTGTGGGCTTTGGAGCAAGCCTGCGGTTCGGTGGCCACGCCGTTGACGTTGCTGTTGGATGCCGATATCCGCCTGGAGCCCGGCATGTTGCCGACACTGCGGCGCAAAATGCGCAGCGAAGGCGTGCATTTTGTTTCGCTCATGGCCACCTTGCGCATGGACGGCGTGTGGGAAAAGCTCCTGATGCCCGCTTTCGTCTATTTCTTCAAATTCCTCTATCCGTTCGCCTTGTCCAATTCGCGCTTCAAGGGCGTGGCGGCGGCAGCGGGCGGCTGCATCATGCTGGAAACCCGCTTGCTCAAGGATATCGGCGGCTTCGGCGTCATCCGCGAGGCGCTGATCGACGATTGCTCCTTGGCCCGCACCGTCAAAGGGGCCGGCAACCGCACTTGGATCGGTTTGTCCCGCTCGGTGGTTAGCCTGCGCAGTTACGATCGTTTAAGCGAAATCTGGGACATGGTGGCGCGGACCGCTTATACGCAGTTGCGCTATTCGGTGGTGCTGTTGTTGCTCTGTACCGCTTTTATGTTCGTCCTGTTCTGGCTGCCGCCTTTGGGCTTGCTGGCCGGTGGCGCGACCGCTAAGGTCTCGTTTCTGGCTTACGGGCTGATGGCGTTGCTCTATTGGCCGACGCTGGCGTTTTATGGGCGCAGCCCCTGGTGGGCGTGGGCCATGCCGTTCATCGCCGCTCTCTATATGGCCATGACCTGGACTTCCGCCATCCGCTATTGGCGCGGCGTGCGCAGCCGCTGGAAAGGCCGGGTTTACGAATGA